In Ostrea edulis chromosome 6, xbOstEdul1.1, whole genome shotgun sequence, a single window of DNA contains:
- the LOC125646680 gene encoding serine/threonine-protein phosphatase 6 regulatory ankyrin repeat subunit A-like — MVYLDTFLQNGNKYEKHIDFLSCETMNPERDQYYLNELRKQVIEDQQTREMVVDLQKEVMEFKKSTTTLYEREKILEMTESPIPRNVREQYRIELQKWSEEDKLYHETHRFPSMMKIVRNQSFVTFVGVPGSGKSATAHHIALKLNKEGYEVVPTKDIRKLEDYCNPSNPQVFVIDDVVGVFGMQKTKLDVLEDYKQQITTPCLAKSKTLMTCREAVFNEVQSYQTLLTDESTVVKLHSSENALNDNDKKQILQKYDLGIQKYDLDVDSQLSSLPESSSRMFPLLCKLFSKEDNFKTLGEKFFMKPVQCIMKELDRMQTHNKLHYTTLVLCVIHDNCLSRNVLNDEDFANRKSNVLEKCKLEAHTDTFKFEDALSAMEGTYTKQNADGQYSFIHDSLYEICSCHFGKQFPDQILEYMSSIYIANFVKPQTNETRMTEKQNFTNSCDESSEENEGRSRKEDGCNESKENDNVNDSKDSLDLCITLREDQYPLLARRLYRDIKKMELYDVFRNPVLKHPKVCQDFIAELETKPYAELKSLFLHQHKHIDKIMRKHESILEGSEDIYQWSEQKEIQRLLVVERVILDGTMSHVRVISWVIYYGHSEILKFIVEQTQQHQEGSELFMITRNSQYEHTDNKGTQISEATVAGSNDQYIDINSASEQIRLLLLSCYSGDVETLENILAHASLRSIDRTYHDDADETDFLPLRSPLTIVCRRGYAVMAHKLLKAGADINIQDRSKVTPLVAACYEGHVDVVKALVKEKANLDLQDRHGDTPLVTACRNGHVNVVEILVKAGADMKKSDENGFKPLVTACHEGHANVVKVLLEAGADITELDKNGYTPLVTACHEGHVSVVELLLNEGADINESDKNGYTPLVATCRKGHTSVVELLVNAGAGINESDKNGYTPLVATCRKGHKSVVELLVNEGAGINESDKNGYTPLVIACLQGCISVVDELVKLKANVNHRDGKGDTPLVTACHKGHVSVVESLVKAGADINASDKNGCTPLVTACRGGHKSVVELLVNKGADINENDKNGCTPLVTACRGGHKSVVELLVNKGADINENDKNGYTPLVTACREGNKSVVELLVNAGAGINESDKNGYTPLVIACLQGCISVVDEIVKLKANVNHRDGKGNTPLVTACHEGHVSVVELLVKAGADINASDSNGYTPLVTACLKGYVNVVIELVKMKVNVNLRDGRGNTPLVTACHKGHVSVVELLVNEGADINESDKNGYTPLVTTCRKGLTSVVELLVNAGAGINESDKNGYIPLVTACLQGCISVVDELVKLKANVNHRDGKGNTPLVTACHEGHVSVVELLVKAGADINASDSHGYTPLVTACLKEYVSVVIELVKMKVNVNLRDGRGNTPLVAACRKGLTSVVELLVNEGADINESDKNGYTPLVTACLKEYVSVVIELVKMKVNVNLRDGRGNTPLVAACRKGLTSVVELLVNEGADINESDKNGYTPLVTACLKEYVSVVIELVKMKVNVNLRDGRGNTPLVAACRKGLTSVVELLVNEGADINESDKNGYTPLVTACLKEYVSVVIELVKMKVNVNLRDGRGNTPLVVACRKGFTSVVELLVNEGADINESDKNGHTPLVNARVHGHVNVADKLVELGADDNLKS, encoded by the exons ATGGTGTATCTGGACACTTTCCTGCAAAACGGAAACAAGTATGAGAAACACATCGATTTTCTCAGTTGCGAAACAATGAACCCCGAACGTGATCAGTATTACCTAAATGAATTGAGGAAACAGGTCATCGAAGATCAGCAGACCAGGGAAATGGTTGTTGACCTCCAAA AAGAAGTGATGGAATTCAAGAAATCTACAACCACTCTCTATGAAAGAG AGAAAATTTTGGAAATGACGGAATCTCCAATTCCTCGCAATGTGAGAG AACAATACAGGATTGAACTTCAGAAATGGAGTGAGGAAGACAAACTTTACCATGAAACTCACAGATTCCCTTCAATGATGAAGATAGTACGAAACCAATCTTTCGTAACATTTGTTGGTGTGCCTGGGTCCGGGAAGTCTGCCACAGCTCATCATATCGCCCTCAAGCTCAACAAAGAAGGTTATGAGGTTGTACCAACCAAAGACATCAGAAAACTAGAGGATTACTGTAATCCTTCTAATCCACAGGTTTTTGTTATTGACGATGTGGTGGGTGTTTTTGGtatgcagaaaacaaaattagatGTGTTGGAAGATTATAAACAACAAATAACAACTCCATGCCTAGCAAAGTCTAAAACATTGATGACATGTAGAGAGGCAGTGTTCAATGAGGTGCAATCATACCAAACGTTGTTAACCGACGAATCAACTGTAGTAAAGTTGCATAGTTCTGAGAAtgcattaaatgataatgacaAGAAACAAATTCTTCAGAAGTATGACTTGGGTATTCAGAAGTATGATTTAGACGTCGATTCACAGTTATCTTCATTGCCGGAGTCGTCATCCCGCATGTTTCCACTTCTCtgtaaattgttttcaaaggaaGATAATTTCAAAACTCTTGGTGAAAAGTTTTTCATGAAGCCAGTTCAATGCATCATGAAAGAATTGGATAGGATGCAAACACATAACAAGCTACATTACACAACTCTTGTTTTGTGTGTGATACACGACAATTGCCTCTCAAGAAATGTTTTGAATGATGAGGATTTTGCGAACAGAAAAAGCAATGtgttagaaaaatgtaaattagaAGCCCACACAGACACGTTCAAGTTTGAGGATGCCTTGTCAGCAATGGAAGGAACATACACAAAACAGAATGCTGATGGACAATACTCATTCATCCATGATTCTTTATACGAAATCTGTTCCTGTCATTTTGGCAAACAGTTTCCTGACCAAATATTGGAATACATGAGTAGTATTTATATTGCTAATTTTGTCAAACCTCAGACAAATGAAACGAGAATGACAGAGAAGCAAAATTTTACTAACTCGTGTGATGAAAGTAGTGAAGAAAACGAAGGCAGAAGTAGGAAAGAAGATGGATGTAATGAAAGTAAAGAGAACGATAACGTCAATGATAGTAAGGATTCCCTTGATCTTTGCATAACGTTACGCGAGGATCAGTATCCACTGTTAGCAAGGAGGCTATACAGAGACATAAAGAAAATGGAGCTGTATGACGTTTTCAGAAATCCTGTTTTAAAACATCCCAAGGTCTGTCAAGATTTCATTGCTGAGTTGGAGACAAAACCGTACGCAGAATTGAAGTCTTTATTTCTGCACCAACACAAACACATAGATAAGATAATGCGTAAACATGAAAGCATATTGGAGGGGAGTGAAGACATATATCAATGGAGTGAGCAGAAGGAAATACAGAGGCTGCTTGTGGTTGAAAGAGTGATTTTGGATGGAACAATGTCACATGTGAGAGTGATTAGTTGGGTGATTTACTATGGGCATAGCGAAATATTAAAGTTCATTGTAGAACAAACTCAACAGCACCAAGAAGGAAGTGAATTATTTATGATTACAAGAAATTCACAGTATGAACACACGGATAACAAAGGAACACAGATATCCGAAGCCACAGTTGCTGGATCAAATGACCAGTACATAGATATTAATTCAGCTTCAGAGCAGATCAGATTACTTCTTCTGAGTTGTTACAGTGGTGATGTAGAAACACTCGAGAACATTCTAGCTCATGCCAGTCTGCGATCCATTGATAGAACATATCATGATGATGCAGACGAAACTGATTTTTTGCCACTAAGGTCTCCTCTAACAATTGTGTGTAGGCGTGGATATGCAGTGATGGCACATAAGCTACTAAAGGCGGGTGCTGATATTAATATTCAGGATAGAAGCAAAGTTACACCACTGGTAGCTGCATGCTATGAAGGACATGTGGATGTGGTCAAAGCGTTGGTGAAGGAAAAGGCTAATTTGGATCTTCAAGATCGTCACGGAGACACACCACTGGTAACTGCATGTCGTAATGGACATGTCAATGTGGTAGAGATTCTAGTGAAAGCAGGGGCTGATATGAAGAAGAGTGATGAAAATGGATTCAAACCCCTGGTAACTGCGTGTCATGAAGGACATGCGAACGTGGTAAAAGTCCTACTGGAAGCAGGGGCTGATATCACAGAACTTGATAAAAATGGGTACACACCACTAGTAACTGCATGTCATGAAGGACATGTGAGTGTGGTAGAATTACTATTGAATGAAGGGGCTGATATCAATGAAAGTGATAAAAATGGGTACACACCACTAGTAGCTACATGTCGTAAAGGACATACGAGTGTGGTAGAATTACTAGTGAATGCAGGGGCTGGTATCAATGAAAGTGATAAAAATGGGTACACACCACTAGTAGCTACATGTCGTAAAGGACATAAGAGTGTGGTAGAATTACTAGTGAATGAAGGGGCTGGTATCAATGAAAGTGATAAAAATGGGTACACACCACTAGTAATTGCATGTTTGCAAGGATGTATAAGTGTGGTGGATGAGTTAGTGAAGCTGAAGGCTAATGTGAATCATCGGGATGGAAAGGGAGACACACCACTGGTAACTGCATGTCATAAAGGACATGTGAGTGTGGTAGAATCGCTAGTGAAAGCAGGAGCTGATATCAACGCAAGTGATAAAAATGGGTGCACACCACTGGTAACTGCATGTCGTGGAGGGCATAAGAGTGTGGTAGAATTACTAGTGAATAAAGGGGCTGAcatcaatgaaaatgataaaaatgggTGCACACCACTGGTAACTGCATGTCGTGGAGGGCATAAGAGTGTGGTAGAATTACTAGTGAATAAAGGGGCtgacataaatgaaaatgataaaaatgggTACACACCACTGGTAACTGCATGTCGTGAAGGGAATAAGAGTGTGGTAGAATTACTAGTGAATGCAGGGGCTGGTATCAATGAAAGTGATAAAAATGGGTACACACCACTAGTGATTGCATGTTTGCAAGGATGTATAAGTGTGGTGGATGAGATAGTGAAGCTGAAGGCTAATGTGAATCATCGGGATGGAAAGGGAAACACACCACTGGTAACTGCATGTCATGAAGGACATGTGAGTGTGGTAGAATTGCTAGTGAAAGCAGGGGCTGATATCAACGCAAGTGATAGCAATGGATACACACCGTTGGTAACTGCATGCCTCAAAGGATATGTCAATGTAGTGATTGAGTTAGTGAAAATGAAGGTTAATGTGAATCTTCGGGATGGCAGGGGAAACACACCCTTAGTAACTGCATGTCATAAAGGACATGTGAGTGTGGTAGAATTACTAGTGAATGAAGGGGCTGATATCAATGAAAGTGATAAAAATGGGTACACACCACTAGTAACTACATGTCGTAAAGGACTTACGAGTGTGGTAGAATTACTAGTGAATGCAGGGGCTGGTATCAATGAAAGTGATAAAAATGGGTACATACCACTAGTAACTGCATGTTTGCAAGGATGTATAAGTGTGGTGGATGAGTTAGTGAAGCTGAAGGCTAATGTGAATCATCGGGATGGGAAGGGAAACACACCACTGGTAACTGCATGTCATGAAGGACATGTGAGTGTGGTAGAATTACTAGTGAAAGCAGGGGCTGATATCAACGCAAGTGATAGCCATGGGTACACACCGTTGGTAACTGCATGCCTCAAAGAATATGTCAGTGTAGTGATTGAGTTAGTGAAAATGAAGGTTAATGTGAATCTTCGGGATGGCAGGGGAAACACACCCTTAGTAGCTGCATGTCGTAAAGGACTTACGAGTGTGGTAGAATTACTAGTGAATGAAGGGGCTGATATTAACGAAAGTGATAAAAATGGGTACACACCGTTGGTAACTGCATGCCTCAAAGAATATGTCAGTGTAGTGATTGAGTTAGTGAAAATGAAGGTTAATGTGAATCTTCGGGATGGCAGGGGAAACACACCCTTAGTAGCTGCATGTCGTAAAGGACTTACGAGTGTGGTAGAATTACTAGTGAATGAAGGGGCTGATATTAACGAAAGTGATAAAAATGGGTACACACCGTTGGTAACTGCATGCCTCAAAGAATATGTCAGTGTAGTGATTGAGTTAGTGAAAATGAAGGTTAATGTGAATCTTCGGGATGGCAGGGGAAACACACCCTTAGTAGCTGCATGTCGTAAAGGACTTACGAGTGTGGTAGAATTACTAGTGAATGAAGGGGCTGATATTAACGAAAGTGATAAAAATGGGTACACACCGTTGGTAACTGCATGCCTCAAAGAATATGTCAGTGTAGTGATTGAGTTAGTGAAAATGAAGGTTAATGTGAATCTTCGGGATGGCAGGGGAAACACACCCTTAGTAGTTGCATGTCGTAAAGGATTTACGAGTGTGGTAGAATTACTAGTGAATGAAGGGGCTGATATTAACGAAAGTGATAAAAATGGGCACACACCACTGGTAAATGCACGTGTTCATGGACATGTAAATGTAGCTGATAAGCTAGTGGAATTGGGAGCTGACGACAATCTAAAGTCTTAG